Proteins encoded in a region of the Anopheles ziemanni chromosome 2, idAnoZiCoDA_A2_x.2, whole genome shotgun sequence genome:
- the LOC131293164 gene encoding uncharacterized protein LOC131293164 yields MGRDHEVETGAANDCIHHAHATFPPSPSSAELSVGLRNVRVTIPTAVRRGDSAQLYCDYELEDNERLYSIKWYKGKREFFRYTPQVHPSVQVFSAASGIDVERSLSNESQVVMRAVETNYSGKYRCEVSADAPSFHTIIVSGDMEVVDPPIEQPAVTGLQARYRPGDILRANCTSHNSKPAANLTWTINDVPIPPQYVQLFRPIKDAYTGLETSILGVNIMVALDHFVQGKLKLRCAASIHQIYHEVVEHFIPEDRPRILATGVSASGHSINLYQGSVHESELTDQSDSYLTVNGYKADKSSPLSSSSGGLQIDSYVKVCWVTFYICIICTVMVYSIRYLMVT; encoded by the exons ATGGGGCGAGATCACGAGGTTGAAACGGGAGCAG CTAATGACTGCATTCATCATGCTCATGCTACTTTCCcaccttctccttcttctgcaGAGCTTTCCGTGGGATTGCGCAACGTTCGAGTCACGATACCGACGGCCGTCCGGAGAGGCGACTCGGCTCAGCTGTACTGCGACTACGAGCTCGAGGACAACGAACGGCTCTACTCGATCAAGTGGTACAAGGGTAAGCGAGAGTTCTTTCGCTACACGCCCCAGGTGCATCCTTCGGTGCAGGTGTTCAGCGCCGCCAGTGGCATCGATGTTGAG CGGTCACTTTCCAACGAAAGCCAAGTGGTTATGCGGGCGGTCGAGACGAACTACTCGGGAAAGTATAGATGCGAAGTGTCCGCCGATGCGCCCTCCTTCCACACGATCATCGTCTCCGGGGACATGGAAGTGGTCG ATCCACCCATCGAGCAGCCGGCGGTGACAGGACTTCAGGCGCGCTACCGACCGGGCGACATCCTGCGGGCGAACTGCACCTCGCATAATTCTAAACCGGCAGCAAATTTGACGTGGACGATTAATGATGTACCG ATTCCTCCACAGTACGTCCAGCTCTTCCGACCGATAAAAGACGCCTACACCGGGCTGGAGACATCAATCCTCGGCGTGAACATTATGGTCGCCCTCGACCACTTCGTGCAGGGTAAACTGAAG CTGCGGTGTGCGGCATCGATACACCAAATCTACCACGAGGTCGTCGAGCACTTCATTCCGGAAGACCGGCCCCGGATATTGGCGACGGGCGTATCGGCCAGCGGGCACAGCATCAACCTCTACCAGGGCTCGGTGCACGAGAGCGAGCTGACGGATCAGTCCGACTCCTACCTGACGGTGAACGGCTACAAAG cgGATAAATCGTCACCCCTGTCGTCTTCCTCCGGTGGCCTGCAGATCGACTCGTACGTCAAGGTGTGCTGGGTAACGTTCTACATCTGCATCATCTGCACCGTGATGGTCTACTCGATACGCTACCTGATGGTTACCTGA